The following nucleotide sequence is from Corynebacterium hindlerae.
CTACCCCACCCAGACTAGGTCAATGTGAACCCCATCACTATATTAAAGGGGGGTGTTCCCATATTCTGGGAATGACCTACACCAACCTGTGGCAGCATCGCCACCACTGATGAGGTCACAGTGGTCACCACACCAGTACCTGCTTTCTAATAAAACACCAAGTTATCCCAAGGAGGCTAGCCTTGACCGACTCCCTTGCCACCGTTATTTCCCGCGCCGCTGACCAGGCATCCGCGTGGCACTCGTCGATTTCAGATGACAATCAGATTTCTGAAATGGTCCGTCATGAGGGCGGTATCGATTTCACGATGCGTTTTGTGGATAAGGTTGCTCGCCCCTCCGACAACACGGCAGCTGCGAAGGCCCTCAGCGAGCTTCCTGATCCGCCCGGATTCGTGAGCGGTATCGACCGCCTGTTGTTCAAGGCCGGGGCGCAGATCGCTCCGCTGCTGCCGAGCATTGTCATTCCGACAGCTAAGCGCCGGTTCCGCCAGCTGGTGGGAGACCTCATTTTGGATGCAGATGGCGAGAAGCTCAACAAGCTCCTTGACGAGGCCGCCCAGCAGGGCGTACAGCTCAATCTCAACCTGCTCGGTGAGGCTGTCTTGGGAGAAAAGGAGTCAGACAAGCGACTGGCAGACACCATCGAACTGGTGAAGAACCCGCGCGTATCGTACGTTTCTATCAAGGCCTCGTCGGTCGCCGCGCAGCTGAATCAGTGGGACATGGAGGGCAGCTTGGAGCGCCTCAAGGATCGTCTGCGTCCGCTGTACCGCGCTGCACGAGACAATGAGGTTTTTGTCAACCTGGACATGGAGGAATACAAGGACCTCCAGCTCACGGTGCGCCTGTTTAAAGAGCTGCTCAGCGAGAATGAATTCCACACCTATCACGCAGGCATTGTGCTCCAGGCTTATCTGCCAGACTCCTTCGCAGCGCTCCAGGAGATCACAGAATTCGCCCGTGCCCGCACTGAACAGGGCGGTGCCAACATCAAAGTGCGCTTTGCTAAGGGCGCGAACCTGTCGATGGAAAAGGTCGAAGCTGAGCTGCACGACTGGCCACAGGCCCCTTACCTGACCAAGCACGAGGTGGACGCGAACTACTACCGGATGCTTGACTACGTGCTCCAGCCGGAGAACGCTGACGCGATTCGCATCGGCGTGGCCAGCCACAACCTGTTCACCATCGCGTTTGCTAAAGAACTGGCCAAAGAACGTGGCGTGGAAAAACAGATCGACATGGAAATGCTACAGGGCATGGCGCCAGCGATCGGTGAGGAAATCCTCTACACGCCAGTGGTCCGCGCAGAAGACTTCGACGTCGCCGTCTCCTACCTGGTGCGCCGCTTGGAAGAAAACGGTGCTGAGGAAAACTTCCTTCACGCCCAAGCCGTCGGCGATTTCTCGGGTCAGCGCGATGCGTTTCTCCGCGCTGTAGCGGACCGGTGGAATGTGCGTGACACTCCGCAACGCGATCAGGACCGTGGCGTCGATAAGCAAGCGCGTTACTCCACTGGCGCGTTCCGCAACGAACCCGACACCGACCCGGCGTTGCAGGCCAACCGCGAGTGGGCCTTGCGCCACCTCGCCACAGACCCCGGCCCGACGCAATCCCCGCTGGTCACCGACCCGGCCGTCATCGATGAGGCCGTGGCCCGGGCCCGCGCGGCCGCCTCGCCGGATAACCGCGTGGAACTGCTGCTTCGGGCTGCGGATGCACTGGCACGGCACCGTGGTGATTTGGTCTCGGTCATGGCGCATGAAGCGGGCAAGACGGTCGACCAATCGGACCCGGAGATTTCCGAGGCCATCGACTTCGCCACCTACTACGCCTCTTGCGCCGAACAGCTCGATGACCGTTTCACCCCGCACGATGTGGTCGTGGTGACCCCGCCGTGGAACTTCCCCGTCGCTATCCCCATGGGTGGCGTGTTCGCTGCCCTGGCAGCTGGTGCGCGAGTGATTTTGAAGCCCGCACCACAAACCTTGCGCTGCGCCGAGGTGGCTGTGGCTGCCCTTCGCGAGGCAGGCATCACCGAGGACATACTCCAGATGGTCAACGCCGACGAAGCCGAAGCCGGCAAACGCCTCATCTCCCACCCCGATGTGGACTGCGTGGTGCTCACCGGTGCCTCCGAGACCGCCAAGCTATTCCGCTCCTGGCGCCCAGAGATGAAGCTGCTGGCGGAAACCTCCGGTAAGAACGCCATCATCGTCACCCCGCACGCCGACCCTGACCTCGCGGTCGCCGATGCCTACAA
It contains:
- a CDS encoding proline dehydrogenase family protein — encoded protein: MTDSLATVISRAADQASAWHSSISDDNQISEMVRHEGGIDFTMRFVDKVARPSDNTAAAKALSELPDPPGFVSGIDRLLFKAGAQIAPLLPSIVIPTAKRRFRQLVGDLILDADGEKLNKLLDEAAQQGVQLNLNLLGEAVLGEKESDKRLADTIELVKNPRVSYVSIKASSVAAQLNQWDMEGSLERLKDRLRPLYRAARDNEVFVNLDMEEYKDLQLTVRLFKELLSENEFHTYHAGIVLQAYLPDSFAALQEITEFARARTEQGGANIKVRFAKGANLSMEKVEAELHDWPQAPYLTKHEVDANYYRMLDYVLQPENADAIRIGVASHNLFTIAFAKELAKERGVEKQIDMEMLQGMAPAIGEEILYTPVVRAEDFDVAVSYLVRRLEENGAEENFLHAQAVGDFSGQRDAFLRAVADRWNVRDTPQRDQDRGVDKQARYSTGAFRNEPDTDPALQANREWALRHLATDPGPTQSPLVTDPAVIDEAVARARAAASPDNRVELLLRAADALARHRGDLVSVMAHEAGKTVDQSDPEISEAIDFATYYASCAEQLDDRFTPHDVVVVTPPWNFPVAIPMGGVFAALAAGARVILKPAPQTLRCAEVAVAALREAGITEDILQMVNADEAEAGKRLISHPDVDCVVLTGASETAKLFRSWRPEMKLLAETSGKNAIIVTPHADPDLAVADAYKSAFGHSGQKCSAASLLILVGDCGRFKSQLVDAVSTLRVGRGTDISTTMNGLIEAPGEKLKRGLTKLEPGESWLLKPREIEPDLWTPGIRDNVQPGSWFHTTECFGPVTGIMYASTLEEAIEWQNSTGFGLTGGLHSLDEDEIAYWREHVEVSNAYINRGITGAIVERQSFGGWKNSAIGPGAKAGGPNYVAQFGTWTDGTLEPLSGVSLSPEVTRQLRASSLSDEDLTWVTRAAELDAQAWATEFAVEHDRAALRCESNVFRYVPAESYLYYASDLSPREELRLKIASTLTGVPLVRLTAPDFPASSRIRIIGTAPDSFRVKAAENGSYLAEGPLLADGRIELQLFLKEQAISQTMHRFGVLLK